The Blattabacterium cuenoti genome includes a region encoding these proteins:
- a CDS encoding DUF4290 domain-containing protein has translation MEYNTSRFKLVIPEYGRNIHKMIDYAIQIKNRKKRNLCAWSIIKLMTDSTHPRLNKSIPYFQHKLWNQLFIMSNYQLDIDPPFPKPSPEKIKILSYKRVVYPEYLTDFRYYGKIIRNMIHVAIHCKNGQKKEGLFYAIANTMKKNYLRWNKNIVEDDIIFKDLKELSKGKICLMNTDPLLQCSHIFKSKRKKSLKKQKEKVV, from the coding sequence ATGGAATATAACACTAGTCGTTTCAAATTGGTGATACCAGAATATGGTAGAAACATTCATAAAATGATAGACTATGCAATCCAAATAAAAAATAGAAAAAAAAGAAATCTTTGTGCATGGAGTATTATAAAATTAATGACAGATTCTACTCATCCTAGGCTCAACAAATCAATTCCTTATTTTCAACATAAATTGTGGAATCAATTATTTATAATGTCTAATTATCAGCTAGATATAGATCCTCCTTTCCCTAAACCAAGTCCAGAAAAAATAAAAATTTTATCTTATAAAAGAGTAGTGTATCCTGAATATTTAACTGATTTTAGATATTATGGAAAAATAATTAGAAACATGATCCATGTAGCAATACATTGTAAAAATGGGCAAAAAAAAGAAGGATTGTTTTATGCAATAGCTAATACAATGAAGAAAAATTATTTGAGATGGAATAAAAATATAGTAGAAGACGATATAATATTTAAAGATTTAAAAGAACTTTCTAAAGGAAAGATATGTTTAATGAATACAGATCCATTGCTACAATGTTCTCATATTTTTAAGTCTAAAAGAAAAAAATCATTAAAAAAACAAAAAGAAAAAGTTGTATAA
- the murA gene encoding UDP-N-acetylglucosamine 1-carboxyvinyltransferase, whose translation MGTFKIKGGFPLKGEIKPQGAKNESLQVLCAVLLTQEKLRIKNIPEIGDVKCLMLILKDLGVLIKKNDIGDYTFQAKNINIEYLNTKKFREYGKSIRGSIMIAGPLLARFGKVCIPIPGGDRIGRRRLDPHLTGLKSLGSHIFYHNEYKYFNLHTNNKILNGSYILMEEASVTGTANIIMAATLAKGETTIYNAACEPYIQQLCKLLNKMGAKIRGIGSNLINIIGVKELGGYCTHTILPDMVEIGSWIGLAAITCSEIRIKNVSWKNLGIIPKTFQKMGIKLEKKKDDIYIPSQKSYRIKKLLNNAILTISDSPWPGLTPDLLSILTVVATQAKGSVLIHQKMFESRLFFVDKLIEMGAQIILCDPHRATVIGLNHKSHLRGSILNSPDIRAGISLLIAALSAKGTSLIKNIEQIDRGYENIDKRLRILGANILRME comes from the coding sequence ATGGGAACTTTTAAAATTAAAGGAGGGTTTCCTTTAAAAGGAGAAATAAAACCACAAGGAGCTAAGAATGAGTCTTTACAGGTTTTATGTGCCGTATTATTAACTCAAGAGAAATTAAGAATCAAAAATATTCCAGAAATAGGGGATGTAAAGTGTTTAATGCTAATTCTTAAAGATTTAGGAGTTTTAATAAAGAAAAATGATATTGGAGATTACACTTTTCAAGCTAAAAACATAAATATTGAATATTTAAACACAAAAAAATTTCGTGAATATGGAAAATCAATTAGAGGTTCAATTATGATAGCAGGCCCTTTACTTGCTAGATTCGGTAAGGTTTGTATTCCTATTCCTGGAGGAGATAGGATAGGAAGAAGACGTTTGGATCCTCATTTAACAGGATTAAAATCATTAGGAAGTCATATATTTTATCATAATGAATACAAATACTTTAATTTGCATACAAATAATAAAATTTTGAACGGAAGTTATATTTTAATGGAAGAAGCTTCTGTGACTGGAACAGCTAATATTATAATGGCTGCAACTTTAGCTAAAGGGGAAACTACTATTTATAATGCTGCTTGTGAACCCTATATTCAACAATTATGCAAATTGTTAAATAAAATGGGAGCTAAAATAAGAGGAATAGGATCTAATTTGATTAATATCATCGGAGTGAAAGAATTAGGAGGATATTGTACACACACCATATTACCGGATATGGTAGAAATAGGGAGTTGGATAGGTTTAGCTGCTATTACTTGTTCTGAAATACGAATTAAAAATGTGAGTTGGAAAAATTTAGGGATCATTCCAAAAACATTCCAAAAAATGGGAATCAAATTAGAAAAAAAAAAAGATGATATTTATATACCATCACAAAAATCTTATCGAATTAAAAAATTATTAAATAATGCGATATTAACAATATCTGATTCTCCATGGCCAGGTTTGACTCCCGATCTATTAAGTATTTTGACTGTGGTCGCTACTCAAGCTAAAGGAAGTGTTTTAATTCATCAAAAAATGTTCGAAAGTAGATTATTTTTTGTGGATAAACTTATTGAAATGGGAGCACAAATCATACTATGTGATCCTCATAGAGCAACTGTTATTGGATTAAATCATAAATCTCATTTACGAGGATCCATACTAAATTCTCCAGATATAAGAGCAGGAATATCTCTTTTGATAGCGGCTCTTTCTGCTAAAGGAACTAGTCTAATTAAAAACATAGAACAAATAGATAGAGGATATGAAAATATAGATAAAAGACTACGCATTTTGGGTGCGAATATTTTAAGAATGGAATAA
- the rpsU gene encoding 30S ribosomal protein S21, with the protein MVLITTVREGESIDKALKKCKKKFDKTRILKEFREKQQYIKPSEGRRNEILRAIYRERMKLKKEE; encoded by the coding sequence ATGGTTTTAATTACTACAGTTAGAGAAGGAGAGTCTATTGATAAAGCTTTAAAGAAGTGTAAAAAAAAATTTGATAAAACTCGCATATTAAAAGAGTTTAGAGAGAAACAACAATATATAAAACCTTCTGAAGGAAGAAGAAATGAAATATTGAGAGCAATATATAGAGAACGTATGAAACTCAAAAAAGAAGAATAA
- the ribD gene encoding bifunctional diaminohydroxyphosphoribosylaminopyrimidine deaminase/5-amino-6-(5-phosphoribosylamino)uracil reductase RibD, with protein sequence MNDKEIFMKRAIQLAKNGLGVTSPNPMVGCVIERNGFIISEGWHYKKGMNHAEVNAINRIKNKYLFLDSTLYVTLEPCVHFGETPPCVDLIIKNNIPRVVIGIQDPCNKVRGTGIQKLKEFGIEVIEDILKDQCRILNKRFFTFHEKNRPYIILKWAQSHDGFIDSKNKKNDWISGIYARQLNHKWRSEEDSILVGKNTVLNDNPKLNVREWFGSNPIRIFLDKELNISTSYFILDDSQKTIVFTEKKKENKKNTEYVQISFDKRIINHILDFLYKKNILSLIVEGGKKTLESFIKENIWDECRIFICDVTLKNGIRAPRIGGKILKKMDIGKDQLFIKISY encoded by the coding sequence ATGAATGATAAAGAAATTTTTATGAAAAGAGCTATTCAATTAGCTAAAAATGGATTAGGTGTGACCTCTCCTAATCCTATGGTTGGTTGTGTTATAGAAAGAAATGGATTCATCATCTCAGAGGGGTGGCATTATAAAAAGGGAATGAATCATGCAGAAGTTAATGCAATCAATAGAATAAAAAATAAATACTTATTTTTGGATTCAACTCTTTATGTTACATTAGAACCGTGTGTTCATTTTGGGGAAACACCTCCTTGTGTTGATTTAATAATTAAAAATAATATACCAAGAGTAGTGATTGGAATACAAGACCCATGTAATAAAGTTAGAGGAACTGGAATCCAGAAGCTTAAAGAATTTGGAATAGAAGTCATAGAAGACATTTTAAAAGATCAATGTCGTATTTTAAATAAACGATTTTTTACTTTTCATGAAAAAAATCGTCCTTATATTATCTTAAAATGGGCTCAAAGCCATGACGGTTTTATAGATTCTAAAAATAAAAAAAATGATTGGATTAGTGGAATATATGCTAGACAATTGAATCATAAATGGAGATCTGAAGAAGATAGTATTTTAGTAGGGAAAAATACTGTATTAAATGATAATCCAAAATTAAATGTTAGAGAATGGTTTGGATCCAATCCTATTAGAATTTTTCTTGATAAAGAACTAAATATATCTACTTCTTATTTTATTTTAGACGATTCACAAAAAACTATTGTTTTTACAGAAAAAAAAAAAGAGAATAAAAAAAATACAGAATATGTTCAAATCTCTTTTGACAAAAGAATAATCAATCATATATTAGATTTTTTGTATAAAAAAAATATATTATCCTTAATAGTGGAAGGAGGAAAAAAAACCTTGGAAAGTTTTATAAAAGAAAATATTTGGGATGAATGTAGAATTTTCATATGTGATGTTACATTGAAAAATGGAATCAGAGCACCTAGAATAGGTGGAAAAATATTAAAAAAAATGGATATTGGAAAGGATCAACTTTTTATCAAAATTTCTTATTAA
- a CDS encoding 4Fe-4S binding protein — protein sequence MSIKITEECINCGACESECPNNAIYEGGKKWRMSDGTSLKKKETFLSMDQEPKEKDIYFIVSEKCTECVGFYDQPQCIVICPVHCCVPDKNKMETKEKLIEKKNFLHGIN from the coding sequence ATGTCCATAAAAATTACAGAAGAATGCATTAATTGTGGGGCTTGTGAATCTGAATGTCCTAATAATGCAATTTATGAAGGGGGAAAAAAATGGAGAATGTCAGATGGAACTTCCTTAAAAAAAAAGGAAACTTTTCTATCTATGGATCAAGAACCGAAAGAAAAGGATATATACTTTATTGTTTCAGAAAAATGTACAGAATGTGTTGGTTTTTATGATCAACCACAATGTATTGTGATTTGCCCAGTACATTGCTGCGTCCCAGATAAAAATAAGATGGAAACTAAAGAAAAACTTATTGAAAAAAAGAATTTTTTGCATGGAATCAATTAA
- a CDS encoding acyl-CoA reductase, giving the protein MIKTFDELGSFLRKFKKFYAHKKYIALRSKKLFSDLQKIIQKITIVNSWFREEDLLIAIDQWGKILKKEKLEFLIKKYSLNNNKKKESKKVLVIMPGNIPIVGFHDFICVLLSGHNIIIKLSKEDNLLLPFLCKIITHKKPILKHKIKFTNNIFHEKFDYVIASGNNNTARYFEYYFRKHPLLLRKRKTSIAVLKGNEKEKELIALNKDILTYSGRGCRNVGKIFVPYNYDIQLILEKSFVSEYVTNNYKYIDNYKYCLSIYTMNKISIQKNHFLIFKEENDFHSPISVVYYEFYDDLNQLREIIIKNDQYIQCIVSKNFLKKEVYFGKTQYPELEDYADGIDTIQFLN; this is encoded by the coding sequence ATGATTAAAACTTTTGATGAATTAGGTTCTTTCTTAAGAAAATTTAAGAAATTTTATGCACATAAAAAATATATTGCTCTACGTTCTAAAAAGTTATTTTCTGACTTACAAAAAATTATTCAAAAAATAACTATTGTAAATAGTTGGTTTAGAGAAGAAGATTTATTAATAGCCATAGATCAATGGGGAAAAATTCTTAAAAAAGAAAAATTAGAATTTTTGATAAAAAAATACTCTTTGAATAATAATAAAAAAAAAGAATCAAAAAAAGTTCTTGTCATTATGCCTGGAAACATTCCAATAGTAGGATTTCATGACTTTATATGTGTTCTTTTATCAGGACATAATATCATAATTAAATTATCTAAAGAAGACAATTTACTACTTCCTTTTTTATGCAAAATAATAACACATAAAAAACCTATTTTAAAACATAAAATAAAATTTACCAATAATATTTTTCATGAAAAATTCGATTATGTAATAGCCAGTGGAAACAACAATACCGCTCGTTATTTTGAGTATTATTTTAGAAAACATCCTCTACTACTTAGAAAAAGAAAAACATCCATTGCTGTATTAAAAGGAAATGAAAAAGAAAAAGAATTAATTGCTTTAAACAAAGATATCCTTACTTATTCTGGAAGAGGATGTAGAAATGTAGGAAAAATATTTGTTCCTTATAATTATGATATTCAATTGATTTTAGAAAAATCATTTGTATCTGAATATGTCACAAACAATTACAAATATATAGACAATTATAAATATTGTCTTTCTATTTATACCATGAACAAAATATCTATTCAAAAAAATCACTTTCTTATTTTCAAAGAAGAAAATGATTTTCATAGTCCAATATCTGTAGTTTATTATGAATTTTATGATGATTTAAATCAATTGAGAGAAATTATTATAAAAAATGATCAATATATACAATGTATAGTATCTAAAAATTTTTTAAAAAAAGAAGTTTATTTTGGAAAAACACAATATCCAGAATTAGAAGATTATGCAGACGGAATTGATACAATTCAATTTTTGAATTGA
- a CDS encoding ATP-dependent helicase — MCLNSFQRKIIETISGPILVIAGAGSGKTRVITYRIVHMIQNIGISPSNILALTFTKKAAKEMKDRISNLIDPKNMDQITLGTFHSIFSILLRKESHWLGYKPNYTIYDQRDSENVIKKILEDINFDISLTPKEIRRIISEYKNNLYIKKKNNRESECLAKIYKCYTERCLQAEALDFDDILLHTNRLFSHFPNVLKKYQDKFKYILIDEYQDTNFSQNTIIKSLASQHQNLFVVGDDAQSIYAFRGANILNILNFHLDYKNAKIFRLEQNYRSTHHIVQASNNIISFNKNQILKKIWTNNEKGEKVKIYCAFSEKEEAQYIASSILSIKEKTKYHYKNFVVLYRANVQSNIIEYALKEKNIPYKIYGSISFEKRKEIRDLLAYLRIITNSNDEESLLRILKKVNKKTIKTILDLSKKIKITVYKIIKNIENYQYLLDINKKTKDKLKNLILIIEKLHLKINKKDAYTIAKEIVDFLLVEDPKNYKSQDFQYILNNIFFYVKEQKKLKNNGNISIYGFLQYFYLEIDEDINHDENEGNKVSLMTVHLSKGLEFSIVFIAGLEENLFPSKSSFLDKKKIEEERRLFYVALTRAQKKAVLTYAKSRFLWGERKKNIPSRFINELDKNFLDIENQNSISSEKEEKNTLLNQKCSEEKDFKIGVKVFHKNFGIGLILDLQNGKKIALIKFKKTGEKRILLKLALDKLIVYS; from the coding sequence ATGTGTCTAAATAGTTTTCAACGGAAAATTATAGAAACCATAAGTGGCCCTATTCTCGTTATTGCTGGGGCTGGGTCTGGAAAAACTCGTGTAATTACATATCGTATTGTTCATATGATTCAAAATATAGGAATTAGTCCTTCTAATATATTGGCTTTAACTTTTACTAAAAAAGCTGCTAAAGAAATGAAGGATAGAATTTCTAATCTGATAGATCCAAAAAATATGGATCAAATCACATTGGGAACTTTTCATTCCATATTTTCTATTCTTTTGAGAAAAGAATCTCATTGGTTAGGATACAAACCAAATTACACTATTTATGATCAGAGAGATTCAGAAAATGTGATAAAAAAAATATTAGAGGATATTAATTTTGACATCTCTTTGACTCCTAAAGAAATAAGAAGAATAATATCTGAATACAAAAACAACTTATACATCAAGAAAAAAAATAATAGAGAATCAGAATGTTTAGCAAAAATATACAAATGTTACACAGAACGTTGTTTACAAGCAGAAGCATTAGATTTTGACGACATTTTGTTACACACTAATCGTTTGTTCTCTCATTTTCCAAATGTCCTAAAAAAATACCAAGATAAATTTAAATACATATTAATTGATGAATATCAAGACACTAATTTTTCTCAAAATACAATCATAAAAAGTTTAGCTTCTCAACATCAAAACCTTTTTGTAGTAGGAGATGATGCTCAAAGTATTTATGCTTTTCGTGGTGCAAATATTTTGAATATTTTAAATTTTCATCTTGATTATAAAAATGCTAAGATTTTTCGTTTAGAGCAAAATTATCGTTCTACCCATCACATAGTTCAAGCTTCTAATAATATTATTTCTTTTAACAAAAATCAAATTTTAAAAAAAATATGGACAAACAATGAAAAAGGAGAAAAAGTAAAAATATATTGTGCTTTTTCCGAAAAAGAAGAAGCACAATATATTGCTTCTTCTATTCTTTCAATCAAAGAAAAAACAAAATATCATTATAAAAACTTCGTTGTTCTTTATAGAGCAAATGTTCAATCAAATATTATAGAATATGCACTGAAAGAAAAAAATATACCTTATAAGATTTATGGTTCCATTTCATTTGAAAAACGAAAAGAAATCAGAGATTTATTGGCTTATTTGAGGATTATTACTAATTCAAATGATGAAGAATCTTTATTACGAATTCTTAAAAAGGTAAATAAAAAAACTATAAAAACTATATTAGATTTATCTAAAAAGATAAAAATAACAGTTTACAAAATAATAAAGAATATAGAGAACTATCAATATTTATTGGATATAAACAAAAAAACAAAAGATAAACTTAAAAATCTAATTCTTATAATAGAAAAATTACATCTAAAGATAAATAAAAAAGATGCATATACAATAGCAAAAGAGATTGTGGATTTCTTATTAGTAGAAGATCCGAAAAATTACAAGAGTCAAGATTTCCAATATATACTTAACAATATATTTTTTTACGTAAAGGAACAGAAAAAATTAAAAAATAATGGAAATATCAGCATATATGGATTTTTACAATATTTTTATTTGGAAATTGATGAAGACATAAATCATGATGAAAATGAAGGAAATAAGGTTTCATTAATGACGGTTCATTTATCTAAAGGATTAGAATTTTCTATTGTTTTTATTGCAGGATTAGAAGAAAATCTATTTCCTTCAAAATCCAGTTTTTTAGACAAAAAAAAAATAGAAGAAGAACGTCGTTTATTCTATGTAGCTTTAACTAGAGCTCAAAAAAAAGCTGTTCTTACTTATGCAAAATCTAGATTTTTATGGGGAGAAAGAAAAAAGAATATTCCTAGTCGTTTTATTAATGAACTGGATAAAAATTTTCTTGATATAGAAAATCAGAATTCTATATCTTCAGAAAAAGAAGAAAAAAATACTCTATTGAATCAAAAATGTTCTGAAGAAAAAGATTTCAAAATAGGAGTAAAAGTTTTTCACAAAAATTTTGGAATTGGTCTAATTTTAGATTTACAAAATGGAAAAAAAATAGCTCTAATTAAATTTAAAAAAACAGGAGAAAAAAGAATACTACTCAAATTAGCATTAGATAAATTGATTGTTTATTCATAA
- the recG gene encoding ATP-dependent DNA helicase RecG produces MSCNIFQKSIEHLKGLNLKKAHLFNNELKLHTYEDLLFFYPKGYIHLPSLKNISELSKNNNNNYVQILGKITNIEEINYKNKKGKIWRARLEDQTGGIELVWFKKINLLKNVKKNITIIVSGKIKCFQEKIQIIHPNIQYSEKNYSIYPVYSIPSNLKKKGISNSFMINLLKNLIEESKNDIDEFFFQEFLEKKLMSRKKALIQIHFPESLDSLFKAQYSLKFEELFLLKLFFLSKRKTAYSRPFSKLGKNFHNFYKHFLPFSLTEEQKKVLKEIWNDLKKPIQMNRLLQGEVGCGKTIIAILSMLIALDNGFQSCLMAPTEVLAIQHYFSIKKMFSKIGIKIALLTSSTSDSIRKCLYHEIFTGKISILIGTHALIQEKVQFKNLGLAIIDEEQRFGVEQRAKIWKKEDNLPHILIMTATPIPRTLAKIIYHDLNISIIKELPLGRKPVKTIHFLRKDRDKAFEIVKDQISKGRQVYIIYPTINTSLKNKNMNLMKGYQEIKEKFKKLGNRIGILHGEMNFQEKNIQMSRFLRGETKIMIATTVIEVGVDAPNASVILIENANFFGLSQLHQLRGRVGRGIHKSYCLLITDQEISIEGFFRIKKMCETNEGLEIAKEDLKLRGGGDLIGTQQSGKNYFRIVNLIKDYKLIKDVFPIAKNFFHKNPDFLKKTKNIFYKYYKMNGKDKK; encoded by the coding sequence ATGTCCTGCAATATTTTTCAAAAATCTATAGAACATTTAAAAGGATTAAATTTAAAAAAGGCTCATTTATTTAATAATGAATTAAAACTTCACACATACGAAGATTTATTATTTTTTTATCCAAAAGGATATATACATCTACCTTCATTAAAAAACATATCAGAATTATCAAAAAATAATAATAATAATTATGTACAAATATTAGGAAAAATAACAAATATAGAAGAAATAAATTATAAAAATAAAAAAGGGAAAATATGGAGAGCCCGTTTAGAAGATCAAACAGGGGGAATCGAATTAGTATGGTTTAAAAAAATCAATTTATTAAAAAATGTAAAAAAAAACATTACAATAATAGTTTCCGGTAAAATAAAATGTTTTCAAGAAAAAATTCAGATCATTCATCCTAATATCCAATATTCAGAAAAAAATTATTCCATATATCCAGTCTATTCTATTCCCAGTAATTTGAAAAAAAAAGGAATTAGTAATTCTTTCATGATCAATTTATTAAAAAATCTGATAGAAGAATCAAAAAATGACATAGATGAATTTTTTTTCCAAGAGTTTCTTGAAAAAAAATTAATGTCAAGAAAAAAGGCTTTGATTCAAATTCACTTTCCTGAATCTTTAGATAGCTTATTCAAAGCACAATATTCCTTAAAATTTGAAGAATTATTTTTGTTGAAATTATTCTTTTTATCGAAAAGAAAAACAGCATACAGTCGTCCTTTTTCAAAATTAGGAAAAAATTTTCATAATTTTTACAAACATTTTTTGCCTTTTTCTCTAACAGAAGAACAAAAAAAAGTACTTAAGGAAATATGGAATGATTTGAAAAAACCTATTCAAATGAATAGATTGTTACAAGGAGAGGTAGGATGTGGAAAAACTATAATAGCTATATTATCAATGCTAATTGCTTTAGACAACGGATTTCAATCTTGTTTAATGGCTCCTACTGAAGTCTTAGCTATACAACATTATTTTTCTATAAAAAAAATGTTTTCAAAAATTGGAATTAAAATAGCTTTGTTAACAAGTTCTACTTCTGATTCTATACGAAAATGTCTTTATCATGAGATTTTCACAGGAAAAATTTCCATTTTAATAGGGACTCATGCTTTGATTCAAGAAAAAGTTCAATTTAAAAATTTGGGATTAGCAATTATAGATGAAGAACAACGTTTCGGAGTGGAACAAAGAGCTAAAATTTGGAAAAAAGAAGATAATCTTCCTCATATTCTGATTATGACTGCTACACCTATTCCTAGAACCCTAGCAAAAATTATTTATCATGATTTAAACATTTCAATAATCAAAGAATTACCTTTAGGAAGAAAACCTGTTAAAACCATCCATTTTTTGAGAAAAGACAGAGATAAAGCTTTTGAAATAGTAAAAGATCAAATTTCAAAAGGGAGACAAGTATATATTATATATCCCACTATAAATACTTCTTTAAAAAATAAGAATATGAATTTAATGAAAGGATATCAAGAAATTAAAGAAAAATTTAAAAAATTAGGAAACAGAATTGGAATTCTGCATGGAGAAATGAATTTTCAAGAGAAAAATATACAAATGAGCCGATTTTTACGTGGAGAAACTAAAATTATGATAGCTACTACAGTTATAGAAGTCGGAGTAGATGCCCCCAATGCGTCAGTTATTTTAATAGAAAATGCAAATTTTTTTGGACTATCTCAATTACATCAATTAAGAGGAAGAGTAGGAAGAGGAATCCATAAAAGTTATTGTCTTCTTATTACTGATCAAGAAATAAGTATAGAAGGTTTTTTTAGAATCAAAAAAATGTGTGAAACAAATGAAGGTTTAGAAATAGCAAAAGAAGATCTGAAATTGCGTGGAGGAGGAGATTTAATAGGAACTCAACAAAGCGGAAAAAATTATTTTCGTATTGTAAATCTTATAAAAGATTATAAATTGATAAAAGATGTTTTTCCAATTGCTAAAAATTTTTTTCACAAAAATCCTGATTTCTTAAAAAAGACAAAAAATATTTTTTATAAATATTATAAAATGAATGGAAAAGACAAAAAATAA
- a CDS encoding cation diffusion facilitator family transporter yields MDDSKKIKLNLNLQKIICFVAIVFFLIKLISWYMTSSLSIFSDAMESLINIISGFIGLCSLYISSLPKDQNHPYGHGKIEFISTAIEGVLIFIVGITIFINTFIRVKHNMHGVFLSRLNYGVILMSFTAIINYFLGFLACKIGHKNGALTLVASGKHLQIDTYSTFGIVIGLILLNITKWIWIDPIISIIFSSVILYTGLKLLRNATAGIMDESDKKLLKKLSSYLNEKRDVNWIDLHHLKVIKYGSALHVDCHLTVPWFFNIKEANQEVNKLTQLTKNEFGSKVELSVHVEACSNNHCIFCFNHSCQVRQAFFQKKILWTLDKTSYYNNDNTKSY; encoded by the coding sequence ATGGATGATTCAAAAAAAATTAAGCTGAATCTTAATTTGCAGAAAATAATTTGTTTTGTAGCTATTGTTTTCTTTTTGATAAAATTAATTAGTTGGTATATGACTTCTTCACTTTCCATATTTAGTGACGCAATGGAAAGCTTGATCAATATAATTAGTGGATTTATTGGATTATGTAGTCTTTATATATCTTCTTTACCTAAAGATCAAAATCATCCATATGGTCATGGAAAAATAGAATTTATATCAACTGCAATAGAAGGTGTATTAATTTTTATTGTAGGGATAACAATTTTTATAAACACTTTTATACGTGTTAAACATAATATGCATGGAGTTTTTTTATCTAGATTAAATTATGGAGTGATTTTAATGTCTTTTACAGCTATTATTAACTATTTTTTAGGATTTTTGGCATGTAAAATAGGACATAAAAATGGAGCTTTAACATTGGTAGCCAGCGGAAAACATCTTCAAATCGATACTTACTCTACTTTTGGGATTGTTATAGGACTAATTTTATTAAATATCACTAAATGGATATGGATAGACCCTATTATTTCTATTATTTTTTCATCCGTAATTTTGTATACGGGATTAAAATTATTAAGAAATGCTACAGCTGGAATTATGGATGAATCCGATAAAAAACTTTTAAAAAAGTTGTCTTCCTATCTCAATGAAAAAAGGGATGTTAATTGGATAGATCTTCATCATTTAAAAGTTATTAAATACGGTAGTGCTTTGCATGTTGATTGTCATCTAACTGTTCCATGGTTTTTTAATATAAAAGAGGCGAATCAAGAAGTGAATAAATTGACTCAATTAACTAAAAATGAATTCGGATCTAAAGTAGAATTGTCTGTTCATGTAGAAGCTTGTTCCAATAATCATTGCATATTTTGTTTTAATCATTCTTGTCAAGTAAGACAAGCTTTTTTCCAAAAAAAAATTCTTTGGACTTTAGATAAAACATCATATTATAATAATGACAACACTAAATCTTATTAG
- a CDS encoding shikimate dehydrogenase family protein, with the protein MKKIRNCKFIFGLIGRGINYSFSRKFFLEKFEKESIFHADYKIFDIPKIENVSRIFQNPCLKGCNVTIPYKTSIIPFLNKIVAEAESIHSVNVVKIDKNGHRIGYNTDFLGFESSFKKDLNRLSHKNNLKALILGTGGVSKTISFVLNKLRISYQYVSRTRKKGFIVYEDINEDLLKKYKIIINCTPLGTFPNINSCPSLPYQYISSEHYFYDLVYNPNKTLFLKKAEKKGALIKNGLEMLYLQAEESWKIWNSLIDE; encoded by the coding sequence ATGAAAAAAATAAGAAATTGTAAATTTATTTTTGGATTAATTGGAAGAGGGATCAATTATTCTTTTTCGAGAAAGTTTTTTTTAGAAAAATTTGAAAAAGAATCCATTTTTCATGCAGATTACAAAATTTTTGATATTCCAAAAATAGAGAATGTTTCACGAATATTTCAGAATCCTTGTCTGAAAGGATGTAACGTGACTATTCCTTATAAAACAAGCATTATTCCTTTTTTAAACAAAATAGTTGCAGAAGCAGAATCTATACATTCTGTGAATGTTGTAAAAATTGATAAAAATGGACATAGAATTGGATATAACACAGATTTTTTAGGTTTTGAGTCATCCTTTAAAAAGGATCTCAATAGGTTATCTCATAAAAATAACTTAAAAGCATTAATTTTAGGAACTGGAGGAGTATCCAAAACTATTTCTTTTGTTTTAAACAAATTACGAATTTCATATCAATATGTTTCTAGAACCAGAAAAAAGGGCTTCATCGTTTATGAAGACATAAATGAAGATTTGTTAAAAAAATATAAAATAATTATCAATTGCACACCTTTAGGAACATTTCCTAATATCAATTCATGTCCTTCTTTACCTTATCAATATATTTCTTCAGAACATTATTTTTATGATTTAGTTTATAATCCAAATAAAACTTTATTCTTAAAAAAAGCCGAAAAAAAAGGAGCTTTAATTAAAAATGGATTGGAAATGTTGTATCTTCAAGCGGAAGAATCTTGGAAAATATGGAATTCACTAATTGATGAATGA